In Ruminococcaceae bacterium BL-6, a genomic segment contains:
- the ssuC gene encoding aliphatic sulfonate ABC transporter (permease) (Evidence 2a : Function from experimental evidences in other organisms; PubMedId : 11390694, 15849754, 16513748, 16850406, 16885442, 9782504; Product type t : transporter): protein MEKDTKLTTARQQRVSAIVDYALLVGTPLAILVVWQLLGSLGRLNLTIMPTPFRVVDSFASYIQSGMLSDNFFTSLHRVAFGFLLGGGSGLVLGIMLGLFPKFERASAVVLGVIRPIPMVGLVPLFILWFGIGELSKVLVIAIGALWPVLLNTESGIRNVDAKHLEVARILKKDRITILRRIILPSAVPSLLTGVRLGLSNSWRGIVAAEMVGASKGVGYLISYAREMSQPAVMFMGLTIIGVIGILIDILLLRIQNRMLSWT from the coding sequence ATGGAAAAGGACACAAAACTGACGACTGCCCGGCAGCAGCGTGTCTCCGCTATTGTCGACTACGCCCTGCTGGTCGGGACCCCGCTCGCGATCCTTGTGGTCTGGCAGCTGCTGGGCAGCCTGGGGCGGCTGAACCTCACCATCATGCCCACCCCGTTCCGGGTCGTCGATTCCTTTGCCTCTTACATCCAGAGCGGGATGCTGAGCGACAACTTCTTCACCAGCCTTCACCGGGTGGCCTTTGGGTTTTTGCTCGGCGGCGGCAGCGGCCTGGTGCTGGGGATCATGCTGGGGCTGTTCCCGAAATTCGAGCGGGCCAGCGCCGTCGTTCTGGGGGTGATCCGCCCGATCCCCATGGTGGGCCTTGTGCCGCTGTTTATCCTGTGGTTCGGCATCGGCGAGCTGTCCAAGGTTCTGGTCATCGCCATCGGGGCGCTCTGGCCGGTTCTGCTGAACACGGAAAGCGGAATCCGGAACGTGGATGCGAAGCATCTGGAGGTGGCGCGGATTCTGAAAAAGGACCGGATCACGATCCTGCGCAGGATCATCCTGCCCAGCGCCGTGCCGTCGCTGCTCACGGGCGTGCGGCTGGGGCTGAGCAACTCGTGGCGCGGGATCGTGGCCGCGGAAATGGTGGGCGCGTCCAAGGGCGTCGGATATCTGATCTCCTATGCCCGGGAGATGTCGCAGCCGGCGGTCATGTTCATGGGGCTGACGATCATCGGCGTCATCGGCATTCTGATCGATATCCTGCTGCTGCGCATCCAGAACAGAATGCTGAGCTGGACATAA
- a CDS encoding Alkanesulfonates-binding protein, which translates to MKFSGKQRRSAFSRGIALAAALLLLGGCSGQGSGAAGSSKAAEPKEKLNTATKLVVGQNSNYFPLIVAEDKGWFKEEFGDAVKVELPHFANGPAQNEAISAGQLDIANMGDMPTIQAWSNGTDIKVISYLWEAPKGYSLIATKASGIAKLEDLKGKKVGVGLGTNNHKLLLKFLAAVHLTDKEVQIVNMKTADTVSALTAGSIDATLVDEPNRSDLLKLGTTVEVADAEGYDKVMTITYGRREYLEKNPEIVARYFKVVQKAIDWIKASDANLDEAVKIVARVQSSNNLEATRLYYQSKVFRLGVDKALVNALDDTLRFNIEQKIVPDKGLKAADLVDDRYVKAAGLPGLDD; encoded by the coding sequence ATGAAATTTTCCGGGAAGCAGCGAAGATCCGCTTTCAGCAGAGGAATCGCCCTGGCCGCCGCCCTGCTGCTTTTGGGCGGCTGCTCCGGTCAGGGGTCCGGCGCAGCCGGCAGCAGCAAGGCCGCCGAACCGAAGGAAAAGCTGAACACGGCCACCAAGCTGGTGGTGGGGCAGAACTCCAATTATTTCCCGCTGATCGTGGCGGAGGATAAGGGCTGGTTCAAAGAGGAATTCGGCGACGCCGTAAAGGTGGAGCTGCCCCACTTCGCCAACGGCCCCGCCCAGAACGAGGCGATTTCCGCCGGGCAGCTCGACATCGCCAACATGGGGGATATGCCCACCATACAGGCCTGGTCCAACGGCACGGACATAAAGGTCATCTCCTATCTGTGGGAAGCGCCCAAGGGATACAGCCTGATCGCGACCAAAGCGTCGGGCATCGCCAAGCTGGAGGACCTGAAGGGCAAAAAGGTGGGAGTGGGCCTGGGCACCAATAACCATAAGCTGCTGCTGAAATTCCTGGCCGCCGTCCATCTCACCGACAAAGAGGTGCAGATCGTCAACATGAAAACGGCGGACACGGTGAGCGCCCTGACCGCGGGCAGCATCGACGCCACGCTGGTGGATGAGCCGAACCGGAGCGACCTGCTGAAGCTGGGCACCACGGTGGAAGTGGCGGACGCCGAGGGCTACGACAAGGTGATGACGATCACCTACGGGCGCAGAGAGTATCTGGAAAAGAATCCGGAAATCGTGGCGCGCTATTTCAAGGTCGTGCAGAAGGCCATCGACTGGATCAAGGCAAGCGACGCGAATCTTGACGAGGCGGTAAAGATCGTGGCGCGGGTCCAGAGCTCGAACAATCTGGAGGCCACCAGGCTGTATTACCAGTCCAAGGTATTCCGGCTCGGCGTGGACAAGGCGCTGGTCAACGCGCTGGACGACACGCTTCGTTTCAACATAGAGCAAAAAATCGTTCCCGACAAAGGCCTGAAGGCCGCCGATCTGGTGGACGATCGTTATGTGAAGGCGGCGGGACTGCCGGGATTGGATGATTGA
- a CDS encoding conserved protein of unknown function (Evidence 4 : Unknown function but conserved in other organisms), which produces MAFSISPEAAQAIRDKESVKIVATIGKEGIPHAAVKDSLKVLDDGTLAFYELLETSQTQKNLVYSIWFNKYVSVTVVTKDGRSYQLKGIPRRAVVAGRRFLKAYEEVQRTLGPDADLSAIWLIRPELEREGTYRVRREEEEALHPYELHVDRIAKEEYR; this is translated from the coding sequence ATGGCATTTTCCATTTCCCCGGAGGCCGCCCAGGCCATACGGGACAAAGAGTCCGTCAAGATCGTGGCCACGATCGGGAAGGAAGGGATTCCCCACGCCGCGGTGAAGGACTCTCTGAAGGTCCTGGACGATGGGACCTTAGCCTTCTATGAGCTTCTGGAAACGTCCCAGACACAGAAAAATCTTGTGTACAGCATTTGGTTCAACAAGTACGTATCCGTCACGGTGGTCACAAAGGACGGCCGCAGCTATCAGCTGAAGGGAATCCCCCGGCGGGCCGTCGTCGCGGGAAGAAGATTCCTCAAAGCCTATGAGGAAGTTCAGCGCACCCTGGGGCCGGATGCGGACCTGTCGGCCATCTGGCTGATCCGGCCGGAGCTGGAGCGCGAGGGGACCTACCGCGTGCGCCGGGAAGAAGAGGAAGCCCTGCACCCGTACGAGCTTCATGTGGACAGAATCGCCAAGGAGGAATATCGATGA
- a CDS encoding Radical SAM protein: protein MIDLQERFRKKYDAEWRKKEESLWEIIEKYPDVSPFIIIQNDVQRRGVFYTDAALALVDPEIHQLTKVSQTGEAERFVPTSLILRDGTPLVTQLWEARTITQRDPYLVDVVDGELVLADQGRVVETVEYWEKPKFFGRTTSRGTPMEQVVDARPQRYSIRMSNYCHFWTHPGHGCKYCAIGAGGVKFKGTSNERVDEQDLFETMQALVKEKGRFVGVILTGGSILSGTEPFEDELEGYISALQVLGRVFRTRRFPSQVNSTALNRRQLERLYNETGLSSYTTDLEVFNERLYNWICPGKAASIPYQEWKNRLYQAVEVFGKGQVNTGIVSGVEFATPYGFTSEDEAVKVNLEEAEDLTSHGVGLKHDIWRVDPKSIFFNQKTPSLDYYVRITKGFYDLMRKYGIPTYMDSYRKCGMHPNINFDRI, encoded by the coding sequence ATGATAGATCTGCAGGAGCGGTTCCGGAAAAAGTACGACGCCGAGTGGCGCAAAAAAGAGGAGAGCCTGTGGGAGATCATCGAGAAATATCCCGATGTTTCCCCGTTTATCATCATCCAGAACGACGTGCAGCGGCGCGGGGTCTTTTACACGGACGCGGCGCTTGCCCTGGTGGACCCGGAAATTCACCAGCTCACCAAAGTCAGCCAGACGGGGGAAGCGGAACGGTTTGTTCCCACCTCGCTGATCCTGCGCGACGGCACGCCCCTTGTCACTCAGCTGTGGGAAGCCCGCACGATCACCCAGCGGGATCCTTACCTGGTGGACGTGGTGGACGGGGAGCTCGTCCTGGCGGACCAGGGCCGCGTGGTGGAAACCGTGGAGTACTGGGAAAAGCCGAAATTTTTCGGCAGGACCACCAGCCGGGGCACGCCCATGGAGCAGGTTGTGGATGCGCGGCCCCAGCGGTATTCCATCCGCATGAGCAACTACTGTCATTTCTGGACCCACCCGGGGCACGGCTGCAAATACTGCGCCATCGGCGCCGGAGGCGTCAAGTTCAAGGGAACCAGCAACGAGCGGGTCGACGAGCAGGACCTGTTCGAAACGATGCAGGCGCTGGTGAAGGAAAAAGGCCGCTTCGTGGGCGTCATTCTCACCGGAGGCAGCATCCTGAGCGGCACGGAGCCCTTTGAGGACGAGCTGGAAGGATATATCTCCGCCCTGCAGGTGCTGGGCAGGGTATTCAGAACCCGGCGCTTCCCCAGCCAGGTGAACAGCACGGCGCTGAACCGCCGCCAGCTGGAGCGCCTTTACAACGAGACCGGGCTGAGCAGCTACACCACCGACCTTGAGGTGTTCAACGAGCGCCTGTACAACTGGATCTGCCCGGGCAAAGCGGCCAGCATCCCGTATCAGGAATGGAAAAACCGCCTGTACCAGGCCGTGGAGGTCTTCGGCAAAGGGCAGGTGAACACCGGGATCGTAAGCGGCGTGGAATTCGCCACGCCCTACGGCTTCACCTCCGAGGACGAGGCGGTGAAAGTGAACCTGGAGGAAGCGGAGGACCTCACCTCCCACGGGGTCGGGCTGAAGCACGATATCTGGCGCGTGGACCCTAAATCCATCTTCTTCAATCAAAAAACGCCGTCGCTCGATTATTACGTCCGCATCACCAAAGGCTTTTACGACCTGATGCGCAAGTACGGCATCCCGACCTATATGGACAGCTACCGGAAGTGCGGGATGCACCCGAACATCAATTTCGACCGGATATAA
- a CDS encoding membrane protein of unknown function (Evidence 5 : Unknown function): MRFRLEYKFFKAGQKRAPCVPGQPPLKYYSTLLEMIINVMYYSINNDINLKENDAVDRLAKIIRIITIPPVLAAALAITLFSYDAALIGSTAQFYALLFFLTILPALAYFLQPFLPLYRDKGRAGQRKLAFIASAAGYSFGVVFALVTSATKTVRMIYWTYFVSVLMLTVFNKATPWRASGHACGVAGPISLMVFFVGPQTLPVVLVFALMAWASLRTKRHTPVELILGGIDSVFAFLLVLFVFHAFHL; this comes from the coding sequence GTGCGGTTCCGCCTGGAATACAAGTTTTTTAAGGCTGGGCAAAAAAGGGCCCCGTGCGTGCCGGGACAACCGCCTTTAAAATATTATTCAACACTTCTTGAAATGATTATAAATGTGATGTATTATAGTATTAATAATGATATTAATCTGAAAGAAAATGATGCTGTGGATCGTCTCGCCAAAATCATACGGATTATCACCATACCGCCGGTGCTTGCTGCTGCGCTCGCAATCACGCTCTTTTCATACGATGCGGCTTTGATCGGAAGTACCGCGCAGTTTTACGCCCTGCTCTTTTTCCTGACCATCCTGCCCGCGCTCGCCTATTTTCTTCAGCCGTTCCTGCCGCTGTACCGGGATAAGGGCAGAGCGGGCCAGCGGAAGCTGGCTTTTATCGCGTCAGCGGCAGGATATTCCTTCGGAGTTGTTTTCGCGCTTGTAACATCCGCGACAAAAACGGTCCGCATGATCTATTGGACTTATTTTGTTTCCGTGCTGATGCTGACTGTTTTCAATAAGGCGACGCCCTGGAGAGCCAGCGGACACGCCTGCGGGGTGGCCGGGCCGATCAGCCTGATGGTTTTCTTCGTCGGCCCGCAGACCCTCCCCGTCGTGCTGGTTTTCGCCCTGATGGCCTGGGCGAGCCTTCGGACAAAAAGGCATACGCCGGTGGAGCTGATCCTCGGCGGAATCGATTCCGTTTTCGCTTTCCTGCTGGTGCTGTTTGTCTTTCATGCTTTTCATTTGTAA
- a CDS encoding ADP-ribosylglycohydrolase family protein, whose protein sequence is MKRAYEYNHELISNAEPVVLQEEEQTWENAFDVDSGNWQSVKLLWGSHVPGSYAPEIVLLSGIQSMYNMGYDVTEAEKLIPLALEVRKKEKKAELYRLTSRVFRLLNEAKPISGHPYWNYRVYDRFEQYASAVTFCRYPAYDVKSDEFYRKIHAGWIAQIIGAAVGTAIEGYDSGHIKKAFGEIHGYVRKPNTYNDDITYEIAFLEAFSKKGYQVASADIAEEWAALIPTGWSAEDIALKNIMLGVYPPESGYRSNPFREWIGAQMRGAICGMCAPADPRRAAGLAFRDGVVSHHNNGVLGEVFNAVMCSMAFCERSMKEIVHKAISMIPKDSEYYAVVSSAWELCEKSGDYMSAWKVCEKKYEEYNWIHAYPNAAVEVIALYFCGDDFDTCLNMVSMMGQDADCNAAQVMTLFGLSRGLDCIGRKWLDPIQDDLYSYIRGYEKTKITSIARKTVESVCSAQEQERFPDK, encoded by the coding sequence ATGAAGCGCGCTTATGAATATAATCACGAGCTGATCAGCAACGCAGAGCCTGTCGTTCTGCAGGAAGAAGAGCAGACATGGGAAAACGCGTTCGACGTCGATTCCGGGAACTGGCAAAGCGTGAAGCTCCTCTGGGGGAGCCACGTCCCCGGCTCGTATGCGCCGGAAATTGTGCTGCTTTCCGGCATTCAGTCCATGTACAACATGGGCTACGATGTGACGGAAGCGGAAAAATTGATTCCCCTGGCTCTGGAAGTAAGGAAAAAGGAGAAGAAAGCGGAGCTGTACCGCCTTACTTCGCGCGTGTTCCGCTTATTGAACGAAGCAAAGCCAATCAGCGGCCATCCCTACTGGAACTACCGGGTCTACGACCGCTTCGAGCAGTATGCTTCCGCCGTGACGTTCTGCCGCTATCCGGCTTACGACGTGAAATCGGATGAATTTTACCGGAAGATCCACGCGGGCTGGATCGCGCAGATCATCGGCGCCGCAGTCGGCACCGCGATCGAAGGCTACGATTCCGGGCACATCAAAAAAGCGTTCGGGGAAATTCACGGCTATGTGCGGAAGCCGAACACCTACAATGACGACATCACCTATGAAATCGCATTTCTGGAAGCCTTTTCGAAGAAAGGTTATCAGGTTGCTTCGGCCGACATCGCGGAGGAATGGGCCGCCCTGATCCCGACCGGCTGGTCGGCGGAGGACATCGCCCTGAAAAACATCATGCTCGGCGTTTATCCGCCGGAAAGCGGATACCGCTCCAACCCGTTCCGCGAATGGATCGGCGCCCAGATGCGCGGCGCAATCTGCGGCATGTGCGCGCCGGCGGACCCCCGCCGGGCGGCCGGGCTCGCCTTCCGAGACGGCGTCGTTTCCCACCACAACAACGGCGTTCTGGGTGAGGTCTTCAACGCCGTCATGTGCTCCATGGCCTTCTGCGAGCGCAGCATGAAGGAGATCGTACACAAGGCAATCAGCATGATCCCGAAGGACAGCGAGTATTACGCGGTGGTTTCTTCCGCATGGGAGCTGTGTGAAAAATCCGGGGATTATATGTCCGCATGGAAAGTCTGCGAGAAAAAATACGAAGAGTATAATTGGATCCACGCATATCCCAATGCGGCGGTGGAAGTCATCGCCCTGTACTTCTGCGGCGACGACTTCGACACCTGCCTGAACATGGTCAGCATGATGGGCCAGGATGCCGACTGCAACGCGGCCCAGGTCATGACGCTTTTCGGTCTCTCCAGGGGCCTTGACTGTATCGGCAGAAAATGGCTGGACCCCATTCAGGACGACCTGTATTCGTACATCCGCGGCTACGAAAAGACAAAGATCACGTCCATCGCCCGCAAAACGGTGGAAAGCGTCTGCAGCGCACAGGAACAGGAACGCTTCCCGGACAAATAA
- a CDS encoding Inosine-uridine preferring nucleoside hydrolase, translating into MERIPVIIDTDPGIDDFFALMLANSSGKLDIKAVTTVAGNQSSEIVTKNALDIASYFHIGCEVAKGAEQPLDRPPRTAGYIHGENGLGNLALKAGSRPLSPDYAWDVIDQKAAEEKGRLEILAIGPLTNIAIALLKYPGLRGLIRRIVMMGGSGGVGNVSPYGEFNAAADPLAAKIVFRSGVPIVMTGWDAAVQSRLTPEEIGRLKKIDTPYTRDCSFLWDFLQGAYQKLGKSDIVLSDALAVAYAIDPAVMECRDCYVAVETVSGLNQGRTVVDFDHVRKDMPLNCSVGMKVDQGLYFGMLEQMMRHYTAPRREREDLHEARL; encoded by the coding sequence GTGGAACGAATTCCGGTTATCATCGATACGGATCCGGGCATAGACGACTTTTTCGCATTGATGCTTGCAAACAGCTCCGGCAAACTGGATATTAAGGCCGTCACAACGGTCGCCGGCAATCAAAGCTCCGAGATCGTCACAAAAAACGCCCTTGATATCGCCTCTTACTTTCATATCGGCTGCGAAGTCGCGAAAGGCGCGGAGCAGCCGCTTGACCGCCCGCCCCGCACCGCCGGCTACATCCACGGCGAAAACGGGCTGGGGAATCTGGCGCTGAAAGCGGGAAGCAGGCCCCTTTCCCCCGATTACGCGTGGGACGTGATCGATCAAAAGGCGGCTGAGGAAAAGGGCAGGCTCGAGATCCTTGCGATTGGGCCGCTTACCAATATCGCCATCGCGCTTTTAAAATATCCCGGGCTGCGCGGGCTGATCCGCCGCATCGTGATGATGGGCGGCTCGGGCGGCGTTGGGAACGTCTCGCCTTACGGCGAATTCAATGCCGCCGCAGACCCGCTGGCCGCAAAAATCGTCTTCCGCTCGGGAGTGCCGATCGTCATGACCGGCTGGGACGCAGCCGTGCAGTCCAGGCTGACCCCGGAAGAGATCGGCCGGCTCAAAAAGATCGATACCCCTTATACGCGGGACTGCTCCTTCTTATGGGACTTCCTGCAGGGGGCCTATCAAAAGCTCGGCAAAAGCGATATCGTCCTCAGCGACGCGCTCGCCGTCGCCTATGCGATCGACCCGGCCGTGATGGAATGCCGGGACTGCTATGTCGCCGTCGAAACCGTGAGCGGCCTGAACCAGGGCCGCACCGTCGTGGATTTCGACCATGTCCGGAAGGACATGCCGCTGAATTGCTCCGTCGGCATGAAAGTCGATCAGGGCCTTTATTTTGGTATGCTCGAACAGATGATGAGGCATTACACGGCGCCCCGCAGAGAAAGGGAGGATCTCCATGAAGCGCGCTTATGA
- the rihA gene encoding ribonucleoside hydrolase 1 (Evidence 2a : Function from experimental evidences in other organisms; Product type e : enzyme): MTAKVDCMNMNRKSIIMDCDPGHDDAIALILACASDRLDVRAVTTVGGNQTLEKTTNNALRVLNFIGRNIPVAMGADRPISRDLTIAPSVHGDSGLDGPAIPQSPQKPLDISAVQLMAKVTEESEDKVTLVATAPLTNVATFLLAYPRLKNKIDRISLMGGAAVGGNWAPAAEFNILVDPEAADIVFKSGIPITMAGLDVTHKARFYPRDIQKIKTQGGKVARMAGELLEFFIKFHNSLGWDFAPLHDPCAVAWLIAPELFQSEHLNVEIDTCGEFTTGCTVTDFTGISGRKPNADVLLGVDRQKLVDLVIGAVNQYE, encoded by the coding sequence ATGACAGCAAAGGTGGACTGCATGAACATGAATCGAAAAAGCATTATCATGGACTGCGACCCCGGGCACGACGACGCGATCGCCCTGATCCTCGCCTGTGCCAGCGACAGGCTCGACGTCAGGGCCGTCACCACCGTGGGGGGCAACCAGACCCTGGAAAAGACGACGAACAACGCCCTGCGCGTATTGAACTTCATCGGCAGAAACATCCCCGTGGCCATGGGCGCCGACCGGCCGATCAGCCGGGACCTCACGATTGCGCCGAGCGTGCACGGCGATTCCGGGCTGGACGGGCCGGCCATTCCCCAGTCCCCCCAAAAGCCGCTCGACATTTCCGCCGTGCAGCTTATGGCAAAGGTGACAGAGGAGAGCGAGGACAAAGTCACGCTGGTCGCCACGGCGCCGCTGACAAACGTCGCGACCTTTCTGCTGGCTTACCCGCGCCTGAAAAATAAAATCGACCGCATCAGTCTGATGGGCGGTGCGGCGGTCGGCGGAAACTGGGCCCCCGCGGCCGAATTCAACATACTGGTCGACCCGGAAGCCGCGGACATCGTTTTCAAGTCCGGAATCCCGATCACCATGGCGGGTCTTGACGTGACGCACAAAGCCCGCTTCTACCCCAGGGACATTCAGAAGATCAAAACGCAGGGCGGAAAGGTCGCCCGGATGGCCGGGGAGCTTCTGGAATTTTTCATCAAATTCCACAACAGCCTGGGGTGGGACTTTGCCCCCCTGCACGACCCCTGCGCGGTGGCCTGGCTGATTGCGCCGGAGCTTTTTCAGAGCGAGCATCTGAACGTAGAGATCGACACGTGCGGAGAATTCACGACCGGCTGCACCGTGACCGACTTTACGGGCATCAGCGGCAGAAAGCCCAACGCCGATGTCCTGCTGGGCGTCGACAGGCAAAAGCTGGTGGATCTGGTCATCGGCGCGGTGAATCAATACGAATGA
- a CDS encoding BMP family ABC transporter substrate-binding protein, protein MKFGKRILSAILAVSMALTFVLTGCSSEESGNSTAASGGSAADKKLSVAILLNGTLGDKAFFDSAANGAKMMESELGCTTKVIEMTADETKWIPALTDASENPDYDIIIVGTWQMTEKLEQIAEQYPDKKYIIFDSSVDYKDGKCPNVYSIEYKQNECAFLAGVAGALTTKTGKIGFVGGMENTVINDFLVGYIQGAKAANPNIKVLTSYVGNFTDTAHAKELTLAQINQGADIVFQCASNAGLGVIDGCAQKQKYVIGVDSDQALAFQSSDPTKAQYILTSALKRVDISITTAVKEAQAGTLKYGKSETLGLAENCVGLGTYNKAVTKDVQDKITEFSKKIQSGSIKVDTAFGKSTSEIEAVKASVKP, encoded by the coding sequence ATGAAGTTTGGGAAAAGAATATTATCCGCGATTTTGGCAGTTTCAATGGCTCTGACGTTTGTATTGACCGGCTGCTCCTCCGAGGAGTCGGGAAATTCGACGGCCGCCTCCGGCGGATCCGCGGCGGACAAAAAGCTGAGCGTCGCCATCCTGCTGAACGGCACGTTGGGCGACAAGGCGTTCTTCGATTCCGCGGCAAACGGCGCGAAAATGATGGAATCCGAACTCGGCTGCACGACAAAGGTCATTGAAATGACAGCAGACGAGACGAAATGGATCCCGGCGCTGACGGATGCCTCCGAAAACCCGGACTACGACATCATCATTGTCGGCACCTGGCAGATGACCGAAAAGCTCGAGCAGATCGCCGAGCAGTATCCGGATAAAAAATATATCATTTTCGATTCCAGCGTCGACTATAAGGACGGCAAGTGCCCCAACGTTTATTCCATCGAATACAAACAGAACGAATGCGCGTTTCTTGCCGGCGTGGCCGGTGCGCTGACCACCAAGACCGGAAAGATCGGCTTTGTCGGCGGCATGGAAAACACCGTCATCAACGACTTCCTTGTCGGCTATATCCAGGGTGCGAAAGCGGCTAACCCGAACATTAAGGTTCTGACCTCTTATGTCGGCAACTTCACGGATACCGCGCATGCAAAAGAACTGACCCTCGCACAGATCAACCAGGGCGCGGACATCGTCTTCCAGTGCGCGAGCAACGCGGGCCTGGGCGTCATCGACGGATGCGCTCAAAAGCAGAAATACGTCATCGGCGTCGACAGCGATCAGGCCTTGGCGTTCCAGTCCAGCGACCCGACAAAGGCGCAGTATATTCTGACCTCCGCCCTGAAGAGAGTGGACATCTCCATTACAACAGCCGTGAAGGAAGCGCAGGCCGGCACATTGAAATACGGAAAAAGCGAGACCCTCGGCCTTGCCGAAAACTGCGTCGGGCTTGGGACCTACAACAAGGCGGTCACCAAGGATGTCCAGGACAAGATCACCGAGTTCTCGAAGAAAATTCAGAGCGGAAGCATCAAGGTCGATACCGCATTCGGGAAATCCACCAGCGAGATAGAAGCGGTGAAAGCTTCTGTGAAACCGTAA
- a CDS encoding ABC transporter permease yields MNSVVATIFSANFLFSVIRLTTPILLAALAALITDRAGVMNIGLEGIMLCSALAGVVGSAATHNAFLGLMFAILTGVVLGLIMAYSALNLKADIILVGIAVNLMASGGTIFVLYSICGDKGNSTSLKSLTMPSVSLPLIKDIPVLGSILSGHNLLTYLAFLCVFLIWLLLYKTPLGLRIRVVGENPNAAESVGINVRKVQYIVLVISGILAAVGGAYMSMGYMDKFSRDMVAGRGFIALAAEALGTGTPAGIMGSSLIFGAADALATNLQVLDIPVQFVQMIPYALTIVGLIIYSVSRIRKEKKIGISK; encoded by the coding sequence GTGAACAGCGTGGTGGCTACAATCTTCTCGGCAAACTTTCTTTTTTCCGTCATCCGGCTCACGACGCCGATCCTGCTGGCGGCCCTGGCCGCCCTGATCACCGACCGCGCCGGCGTGATGAACATCGGCCTCGAGGGAATCATGCTGTGCTCGGCGCTGGCAGGCGTCGTCGGAAGCGCCGCGACCCATAACGCGTTCCTCGGCCTGATGTTCGCCATACTGACCGGCGTGGTGCTCGGCTTGATTATGGCATACAGCGCCCTGAACCTGAAAGCGGATATCATTCTGGTTGGCATTGCCGTCAACCTGATGGCTTCGGGCGGAACGATCTTCGTCCTGTATTCGATCTGCGGCGACAAAGGGAATTCCACATCCCTGAAAAGCCTGACCATGCCCTCCGTCAGCCTTCCGCTGATCAAAGACATCCCCGTTTTGGGCAGCATCCTTTCCGGGCACAATCTTCTGACTTATCTCGCCTTTCTCTGCGTTTTCCTGATCTGGCTTCTGCTCTATAAAACTCCTCTCGGCCTGCGGATCCGCGTGGTCGGCGAAAACCCGAACGCCGCGGAAAGCGTCGGCATCAACGTGCGGAAGGTCCAGTACATCGTGCTGGTCATCAGCGGCATCCTCGCCGCCGTGGGCGGCGCCTACATGTCGATGGGCTATATGGATAAATTTTCACGCGACATGGTCGCCGGGCGGGGCTTCATCGCCCTGGCCGCAGAAGCGCTCGGCACGGGCACCCCGGCCGGCATCATGGGCTCTTCCCTGATCTTCGGCGCCGCCGACGCCCTTGCGACCAATCTGCAGGTACTGGATATTCCGGTCCAGTTCGTCCAGATGATCCCCTACGCGCTGACCATTGTCGGGCTGATCATCTATTCCGTTTCAAGAATCAGGAAAGAGAAGAAAATCGGCATTTCCAAATAA